Proteins from a genomic interval of Ptychodera flava strain L36383 chromosome 7, AS_Pfla_20210202, whole genome shotgun sequence:
- the LOC139136784 gene encoding acetylcholine receptor subunit alpha-L1-like produces MARYFVRRKLVTMVIYMTLLTMGGHVRSQSNEKKIIDVILADYDKRVRPVSVDSTVTMVTLDLTLTHIIDMQNKKQVLNMLVYMTLVWEDELLHWYPPDYGNVDRIVIPASDIWIPDIRLWNRCCHSYYSIVNFIAA; encoded by the exons ATGGCGAGATACttcgtcagaagaaaattggtCACCATGGTGATATACATGACGCTCCTGACCATGGGTGGACACG TAAGAAGTCAATCAAACGAAAAGAAAATCATCGATGTGATCCTTGCCGATTATGACAAACGTGTGCGCCCTGTGAGTGTTGATAGCACTGTTACCATGGTGACTCTGGACCTAACTCTTACTCATATTATTGACATG CAAAACAAGAAGCAAGTCTTAAATATGTTGGTATACATGACATTG GTTTGGGAAGATGAACTTCTCCATTGGTATCCTCCTGACTATGGCAATGTGGATAGGATCGTTATTCCGGCTTCAGATATATGGATTCCAGATATAAGACTCTGGAACAGGTGTTGTCACTCTTATTACTCGATCGTAAACTTCATTGCAGCTTAG